Sequence from the Sulfuricurvum sp. IAE1 genome:
GGGTCAGTTTTTCAATGTGGCGTTCGAGCACTTCGAAGCTGATCGCTTCTTCTTCGGGACAGGCCGGGGGTTCGCAGGCGGGAGGTTCCGCGGAAGAACGGTTGAGCGATTCGAGTTTGCGTCCCAGGGCGTGGAGGAGCTGCGCTTTCGAAAACGGTTTGATCAAATCGGCCGACTCCGTCGCACCGATGACAAAAGTGGGGCGGTTGTCGTCACGGATATCTTTATCGCGGATCAGAATATCGCACTGGCGGATCGAGCTGAGCTGCCCTTCCAAAAAAAGTTCCAGCGAGCGCTGCAAAAGCGGCGAATCGCATTGTACGGCTACTTTCACGTCTTTTCCCCCTCCACCTTGTTCCATTCTCGGTATATTAACATAGTTCGGAGGCTTCTCATCGCTAATTTCACCTATTTCTGCTATTATTGGCCTATAGAGCAAAAGAAGATATGGGAGTATTTTGTTGCGCATTTTTTCTGTGAATCTCTCCTGCGGTCCCCGATGCAAAGAATGGAGCGTCGGTGCCGCCGTTTTTCTACTCGGCGCCGCCGTCTCAGCGTTCGTGGTCATCCATCTCGATCGGATGAGAACGCATGACAAACTCCATGTCGTTCAGTCCGTTGCACACGAACATGCATCCCGGCTGCACAAGCACATCGACGAGAGCATGGTACTGGCATATCCGATTGCGGCGGCGATCGAAACCGGGATGGATACTCAAGATTTTACATTTATCGCCGACAAACTGATCACACACCATCCCCTCATCCACGAAATCGCCCTGGCCCCGGAAGGGATCATTACCCACATCGTTCCGGTCAAAGGCAACGAAAAAGCGCTCGGTCTTGATCTGCTCAGGCATCCCGAACAAAAGGCCGAGGCGCTGCTGGCCCTCAAAAGCGGCAAACTCACTCTCGCCGGACCGATTCGCCTAATGCAAGGAGGTGAAGGGGTTGTCGGCAGATTCCCCGTTTTCCGCAAGGAAGATCAAACATTCTGGGGCTTTGTTCTCATCGTCATAAAAATGCCCGATCTTCTTCATTCCGCCGCATTGGGCGACCTCTCTGCGGGCGGATACCGCTACGAACTCACCCGAACGTATCCGAATTCAAAACAGGTTCAGATCATCTCGGCTTCGGATCCCCAGCCGCTCGATCGGCCGATACGGCAACGGATAGCGTTTCCGAATGCCGACTGGACGCTGAGCATCTCCCCCGCCGCAGGATGGCATGATCGATGGACGATTTTTTTCCAAAGCGTCCTGGGGATATTGTTCAGCCTTCTGGCCGGCTATATCGCGAAACAATACGTCGAACTGCGCAATCAGCGCAACGCCCTCGAACACCGCGTTGCCGAACGGGTCACCGAGATTTCATTGACCCAAAACCGGCTCCGGCTGCTGCTCAATACGATTCCCGACCTTATATGGCTTAAAGACACAGGGGGAACCTATTTGCTGTGCAACCCGATGTTCGAACGGTTTTTCGGTGCGAAAGAAACCGAAATCGTTGGGAAAAGCGATTACGATTTTGTGGACCGGGAACTTGCTGATTTTTTCCGGGCCAAAGACCGTCTTGCAATGGAAAAACACGCCCCGAGCGTCAACGAAGAGTGGCTCACCTTTACCGACGACGGCCATACCGCGCTGATGGAAACGATCAAAACCCCGATGATCGACGAAACGGGAAACCTGGTCGGGATCCTGGGTATCGCCCGTGACATTACCGAGCGCCATACCAACGAAACGCGGATACGGCAACTCACCCATCTCTACGCCGCCCTTAGTAACTGTAACAAAGCAATTGTTCGCTCATCGACGCCCCAGGAGCTCTTCGACGAAGTGTGCCGGGGGATCGTATCCGAAGAGGGAATGAACATGGCGTGGATCGGGTTAGTCGATCCCCAAAGCGATCTCGTCCGTCCCGTAGCATCATACGGTGATCGGTTCGGTTATCTCGAAGGAATCGAGATCTCGATCCGCGAGGAGATCCCATCGGGCAACGGTCCGACCGGCACCGCCATCCGTGAAAACCGCCCCTACTGGTGTCAGGACTTCATGAACGATCCCGCGACCGCTCCATGGCACGAACGCGGTGAAGCGGTCGGATGGCAATCATCCGCCTCTTTGCCGTTTCATCTCTACGGCAAACCCGTCGGAGCGTTTATGGTCTACTCGACTAAACTCAATGCATTCGATCCTTCCAGCCGCGAACTTTTGATCGAAATGGCGATGGACATCAGTTTCGCGATGGAAAACTTCGACCGCGAGGCCAAACGTAAAGCGGTCGAAGAAGATCTTATCCGTACCGAAAAACTTCTCGAAGAGATGAGCGAGGCGGCATTGATCGGAGGATGGGAATACGACGTCAAAACAGGTAAAGGGACATGGACCAAAATTACCGCGCGAATCCACGACATGGACCCCGATGCCGAAACGACCGAACAGATCGGACTGAGCGTATACGAGGGCGAATCTCTCGAAAAGATAAAAAATGCCATCCATGACGCAATCACCCGTGCGATGCCCTACGATCTGATAGTGCACATGACCACCCCCGCCGGAAATAAAAAATGGGTTCGTACCATCGGTATCCCGGTCATCGAAAACGGTGAAGTCATCCGGTTGAGAGGTTCCATCCAGGACATCACGGCGCAAAAAGCGACGGAAGACAAGGTTCACTGGCTTGCCCATTTCGACTCCCTGACGGGGCTTCCGAACCGGACGCTGCTCAACGACCGGCTCAATTACGCGATACGGATCGCCTACCGCAACCATACGTCGGTCGCACTGCTTTATCTCGATCTCGACCATTTCAAAAACATCAACGAAAACCTCGGGCACCATATCGGCGACGAACTGCTCGTCCAGGTTGCATTGCGCATCCAGTCCATGATCCGCGAATCCGACACCCTCTCGCGGCAGGGGGGGGACGAATTTATGATCCTCCTCTCCGGGATCGATGCAGAGGGCGCCGCGAATGTCGCCGAAAAATTGATCGAAAGCATTTCCCAGCCCTATCAGATCCAAAGTTATGAACTTTCAATCACCCCATCGATCGGAATAGCCCTCTATCCCGGGGACGGTACCAACTTCACGACGTTGTCCCAAGCGGCCGATGCGGCGATGTTCCGGGCCAAACACAACGGCCGAAACCGCTACTGCTTTTTCACCCCCGAAATGCAGGCCCGTTCGGCCCGCAACCTCGAAATCGAAAACGCTCTGCGACACGCGGTTGCACGCGATCAACTCCAAATCCACTATCAGCCTCAAATCTCTTTGTCCGACGGAAAACTCATCGGGACCGAAGCGTTGCTGCGATGGACCCACCCCGAGCTCGGAGCCGTTTCTCCCGATGAATTCATACCCGTCGCCGAAGAGAGCGGCCAAATCGTCGCCATCGGGGATTGGGTATTGCGCCATGCGCTCGGGCAGCTCAAAGCCTGGATCGATGCGGGTGCAGAACCGTTCATCATGGCCGTCAACCTCTCCGCCGTCCAGTTCCGCAGCCCCCAGCTCACCCAAAGGGTTCTGGAGATTCTCGAAGAGCTGGCCCTTCCCCCCGAGCATCTCGAACTTGAGCTGACCGAACGGATCGCCTCGGAAAACCCGCTCGAAGCGATCAACATCATGAATACCCTCTACGACAACGGGATTCGTATGTCGATCGACGATTTCGGGACCGGATACTCGTCACTGAGCTACCTGAAACAGTTCAAAGCCTATAAACTCAAAATCGACCAGTCGTTTATCCATGACGTCGCCCAAAATCCCGAAGACCGCACCATCGTCAACACGATCATCAAAATGGCTCACAGCCTGAACATGAAAACGATTGCCGAAGGGGTGGAAACCGCCGAACAGCTTGAAATCCTACGCGCTGCGGGGTGTGACGAGGTGCAGGGATATTATTATGAAAAACCGATTCCGGCACAGGAATTTGAGCGTAAATACGTTCAGTCGTTTCGTAAATAATAGTCGATGCTGTAACGCAGATCCTCATCCATGTCATGGAGGGAATCGAGCATCCATTTAAGATAGCCGGGGTCTTTGAGGGCGATCTCTTCGATCCTCTTTTTGGCGTATTTGCCGAAAGGCAGACGGCTGAGCAGGATATGGGAACGGGAAATATCGACCAGTTTTTGATGATCGGCGAGATCGAGCAGGTAATCGTAAAGCATCCGAACGTGAAGCGCATCGCTCAAAGGGCGATGAGGAGCAACCGATACGCCGGCAGCGGCAAAAAACGCCTCTTCCTCGCGATACAGCCGCAATTCGTACCGCAGAAACTGTAAAGAGTACCCTTCCAGATCGTCCATCAACGCCTTGGCGCATTTGAGGGTGTCGATAACGTCGCCTTGCCATTCGATCCCTTCTTTGGAAAGCATGGAAAGATCAAACGGCGCATTGTGCGAAACGAGCGTATTGGAAGGAAGATTGAACGCTTTGAGGATCCGGCAGCTTTCCGAACGGGAAAATTCCGGCGCTTCGGCAACCATTTCGCTCGTTATCTGGTGCACTGCCGAGGCTGCGGGGGGCATCTTTTTCCCCGGATGGATCAATTCTTCATGCAGATGAGTCTCGCAGGCGATTCCGACGGCGCAGATGCGG
This genomic interval carries:
- a CDS encoding EAL domain-containing protein → MRIFSVNLSCGPRCKEWSVGAAVFLLGAAVSAFVVIHLDRMRTHDKLHVVQSVAHEHASRLHKHIDESMVLAYPIAAAIETGMDTQDFTFIADKLITHHPLIHEIALAPEGIITHIVPVKGNEKALGLDLLRHPEQKAEALLALKSGKLTLAGPIRLMQGGEGVVGRFPVFRKEDQTFWGFVLIVIKMPDLLHSAALGDLSAGGYRYELTRTYPNSKQVQIISASDPQPLDRPIRQRIAFPNADWTLSISPAAGWHDRWTIFFQSVLGILFSLLAGYIAKQYVELRNQRNALEHRVAERVTEISLTQNRLRLLLNTIPDLIWLKDTGGTYLLCNPMFERFFGAKETEIVGKSDYDFVDRELADFFRAKDRLAMEKHAPSVNEEWLTFTDDGHTALMETIKTPMIDETGNLVGILGIARDITERHTNETRIRQLTHLYAALSNCNKAIVRSSTPQELFDEVCRGIVSEEGMNMAWIGLVDPQSDLVRPVASYGDRFGYLEGIEISIREEIPSGNGPTGTAIRENRPYWCQDFMNDPATAPWHERGEAVGWQSSASLPFHLYGKPVGAFMVYSTKLNAFDPSSRELLIEMAMDISFAMENFDREAKRKAVEEDLIRTEKLLEEMSEAALIGGWEYDVKTGKGTWTKITARIHDMDPDAETTEQIGLSVYEGESLEKIKNAIHDAITRAMPYDLIVHMTTPAGNKKWVRTIGIPVIENGEVIRLRGSIQDITAQKATEDKVHWLAHFDSLTGLPNRTLLNDRLNYAIRIAYRNHTSVALLYLDLDHFKNINENLGHHIGDELLVQVALRIQSMIRESDTLSRQGGDEFMILLSGIDAEGAANVAEKLIESISQPYQIQSYELSITPSIGIALYPGDGTNFTTLSQAADAAMFRAKHNGRNRYCFFTPEMQARSARNLEIENALRHAVARDQLQIHYQPQISLSDGKLIGTEALLRWTHPELGAVSPDEFIPVAEESGQIVAIGDWVLRHALGQLKAWIDAGAEPFIMAVNLSAVQFRSPQLTQRVLEILEELALPPEHLELELTERIASENPLEAINIMNTLYDNGIRMSIDDFGTGYSSLSYLKQFKAYKLKIDQSFIHDVAQNPEDRTIVNTIIKMAHSLNMKTIAEGVETAEQLEILRAAGCDEVQGYYYEKPIPAQEFERKYVQSFRK
- a CDS encoding exonuclease domain-containing protein, whose amino-acid sequence is MLIFFDTETTGVEAKDRICAVGIACETHLHEELIHPGKKMPPAASAVHQITSEMVAEAPEFSRSESCRILKAFNLPSNTLVSHNAPFDLSMLSKEGIEWQGDVIDTLKCAKALMDDLEGYSLQFLRYELRLYREEEAFFAAAGVSVAPHRPLSDALHVRMLYDYLLDLADHQKLVDISRSHILLSRLPFGKYAKKRIEEIALKDPGYLKWMLDSLHDMDEDLRYSIDYYLRND